From a region of the Mycobacteroides saopaulense genome:
- a CDS encoding nuclear transport factor 2 family protein produces MPSFSRAELEEAFAQHQATVHRCIETGDWNPYAEMYTEDALYIEHVVGRLQGKEAIRQYITAVMAEFPGNHMPSLPATWTVFDPEKGWVVCEIDNVMSDPGDGEHWGEPNLTVLHYAGDGLWSQQEDAYNPANMVKMVRRWCKAAEASGNLPDEAREWLTKYGSRKN; encoded by the coding sequence ATGCCATCATTCAGCCGCGCCGAACTCGAAGAAGCGTTCGCGCAACACCAGGCCACGGTTCATCGCTGTATCGAGACCGGCGACTGGAACCCCTACGCCGAGATGTACACCGAGGACGCCCTCTACATCGAGCACGTGGTGGGCCGACTGCAGGGCAAAGAGGCCATTCGCCAGTACATCACGGCGGTCATGGCCGAGTTCCCCGGCAACCACATGCCGAGCCTGCCCGCCACCTGGACGGTGTTCGACCCCGAAAAGGGTTGGGTGGTTTGCGAAATCGACAATGTGATGAGCGATCCGGGCGACGGCGAGCACTGGGGCGAGCCGAACCTGACCGTGCTGCACTACGCCGGGGACGGGCTGTGGTCGCAACAGGAGGACGCCTACAACCCCGCCAACATGGTCAAGATGGTGCGGCGCTGGTGCAAGGCGGCCGAGGCGTCGGGCAATCTGCCCGACGAGGCCCGCGAATGGCTCACCAAGTACGGGTCGCGCAAGAACTAA
- a CDS encoding SidA/IucD/PvdA family monooxygenase codes for MLSDSHAPHDVLGVGFGPSNLALGIALSEHPHRLSAQFVDAQSQFGWHRGMLIPGARMQVSFLKDLVTLRNTKSHYTFVNYLTERGRLPDFINQQSFFPTREEFHDYLDWAQQALDADVSYSSRLVGIEAAHDGFEVRLQDTSGSSPDRSMHARALVLGCGTFPAMPSGINPTARQWHSSQLLHRLEALDGPPARVAVVGAGQSAAEAVAYLHSRYPSAQVHAIFARYGYSPADDSPYANRIFDPAAVDDFYGAPAEVRRQLVDYHRDTNYAAVDSPLIADLYDREYRERVSGQRRLWMHNASKIAAVDETRGRVRLAVTHLPTSSTEMLDCDAVVYATGYRPLDVRAFLGALASCYEFDADGRPVVERDYRLRPRADAPGDIYLNGSVEHTHGLSSSLLSNVAVRAGEIVDSLVAEAETREAVASFKTG; via the coding sequence TTGCTCTCGGATAGCCATGCGCCCCACGATGTGCTCGGGGTCGGATTCGGGCCGTCGAACCTTGCGCTCGGGATAGCGCTGTCCGAGCATCCCCATAGGCTCTCGGCACAGTTCGTCGACGCTCAATCGCAGTTCGGATGGCATCGCGGCATGCTCATTCCGGGGGCTCGGATGCAGGTCTCGTTTCTCAAAGACCTGGTGACCCTGCGCAATACGAAGAGTCACTACACCTTTGTCAACTACCTGACCGAACGTGGGCGGCTGCCGGACTTCATCAATCAGCAGAGTTTCTTTCCGACCCGGGAAGAGTTCCACGATTACCTGGATTGGGCGCAACAGGCGCTTGACGCCGATGTCAGCTATTCGTCGCGGCTGGTGGGCATCGAGGCGGCCCACGACGGGTTCGAGGTGCGGTTGCAGGACACCTCGGGGTCATCGCCGGACCGTTCGATGCATGCACGTGCTCTTGTTCTGGGCTGTGGAACCTTCCCTGCGATGCCCTCCGGGATCAATCCCACTGCCCGGCAATGGCATAGCAGCCAGCTGTTGCACCGTCTCGAGGCGTTGGACGGTCCTCCGGCCCGGGTCGCGGTTGTCGGTGCCGGGCAGAGTGCCGCCGAGGCGGTTGCCTATCTGCACAGTCGGTACCCAAGTGCCCAGGTGCACGCCATTTTCGCGCGGTACGGATACAGCCCGGCCGACGACAGTCCCTATGCGAACCGGATTTTCGACCCGGCGGCAGTCGACGACTTCTACGGCGCCCCCGCCGAGGTCCGCCGGCAGTTGGTCGACTATCACCGCGACACGAACTATGCGGCAGTCGATTCCCCGCTGATCGCCGATCTGTATGACCGCGAGTACCGGGAACGGGTCAGCGGGCAGCGGCGCCTGTGGATGCACAACGCCTCCAAGATCGCCGCGGTCGATGAGACCCGTGGACGGGTGCGCCTCGCCGTGACTCATCTGCCGACATCGTCGACCGAGATGCTGGATTGCGATGCGGTGGTGTACGCCACCGGATATCGACCGTTGGATGTGCGGGCGTTCCTGGGCGCGCTCGCATCGTGCTACGAATTCGACGCCGACGGCCGGCCCGTGGTCGAACGCGACTACCGGCTACGGCCGCGCGCTGATGCCCCGGGGGACATCTACCTCAACGGCTCGGTGGAGCACACTCACGGACTGTCGTCCTCGTTGCTGTCCAATGTCGCGGTGCGGGCCGGCGAGATCGTGGATTCGCTTGTCGCCGAGGCGGAGACGCGCGAGGCGGTAGCGTCCTTCAAGACCGGGTAG
- a CDS encoding DoxX family protein, which translates to MALADIENKLTGLTPVVLSAFRIVVGFLFFLHGTSHLFGWPLASYLQSVGTLPWWAGIIEFVGGAAIVLGLGTRLAAFVSSGAMAVAYFTYHQPEGLLPIQNNGEPAALYSWAFLLLVFTGGGALSLDRFITRAKR; encoded by the coding sequence ATGGCTCTCGCTGATATCGAAAACAAGCTCACCGGCCTGACGCCGGTCGTCCTGTCCGCATTCCGGATCGTGGTGGGGTTCCTGTTCTTCCTGCACGGAACCTCCCACCTGTTCGGCTGGCCGCTGGCCTCATACCTGCAGTCTGTGGGCACCCTGCCTTGGTGGGCCGGAATCATCGAATTCGTTGGCGGAGCGGCGATCGTCCTCGGCCTGGGTACCCGGCTGGCGGCGTTCGTGTCATCCGGCGCGATGGCCGTCGCGTACTTCACCTACCACCAGCCCGAGGGCCTGCTGCCTATCCAGAACAACGGCGAGCCAGCCGCGCTGTACAGCTGGGCCTTCCTTCTCCTGGTGTTCACCGGCGGCGGGGCGCTGTCCCTGGATCGATTCATTACCCGCGCTAAGCGCTAA
- a CDS encoding GNAT family N-acetyltransferase: protein MESAAVLIAAPGVGSDRGTDANPRPRYSIVLSSDPAEIEAAQRLRYQAFADEMGAPLPHAVRGPLTGEMIDLDKLDPYCDHLLARDEDTGAIIGCCRLLPPEGYQAAGETFTDSMFDASALDPLRPKLVEIGRVTVAPEHRNGAVMGILWAGIFRYQQMTEHQYAIGCLSVRMEDGGPRGSLVRSVHDFAQRFAAPEEYRVIPRQPVVVDGVPLEDIPPQEKAKIPPLLHGCLRIGGRICGPPSFDPEFDMADFLVLVTKDTARQRYLERLERSLALG from the coding sequence ATGGAGAGCGCGGCGGTTCTCATCGCGGCGCCCGGTGTCGGTTCCGATCGGGGGACGGACGCGAACCCGCGGCCGCGGTACAGCATTGTGTTGTCGTCGGATCCGGCTGAAATAGAAGCCGCACAACGACTTCGGTATCAGGCATTCGCCGACGAAATGGGGGCGCCGCTGCCGCATGCCGTTCGCGGGCCGCTCACGGGCGAGATGATTGACCTGGACAAGCTGGATCCCTATTGCGACCATCTGCTGGCGCGCGACGAGGACACCGGCGCCATCATCGGCTGTTGCCGGTTGCTGCCGCCCGAGGGCTACCAAGCGGCGGGGGAGACCTTCACGGACTCGATGTTCGACGCGTCGGCCCTGGACCCGCTGCGGCCCAAATTGGTTGAGATCGGCCGGGTTACCGTCGCGCCCGAGCATCGCAACGGTGCGGTGATGGGGATCTTGTGGGCCGGGATCTTCCGGTACCAGCAGATGACCGAGCACCAGTACGCGATTGGCTGTCTATCCGTCCGGATGGAGGACGGCGGGCCGCGTGGATCGTTGGTGCGCTCGGTGCACGATTTCGCGCAACGGTTTGCCGCCCCCGAGGAGTATCGGGTCATACCGCGCCAGCCCGTCGTGGTCGACGGCGTGCCGCTGGAGGACATTCCACCGCAGGAGAAGGCCAAGATTCCGCCGCTGCTGCACGGATGCCTGCGGATCGGTGGGCGTATCTGTGGTCCGCCGTCCTTTGACCCGGAGTTCGACATGGCGGACTTCTTGGTATTGGTCACCAAGGACACTGCGCGGCAACGCTATTTGGAGCGTTTGGAGCGGTCCCTTGCTCTCGGATAG
- a CDS encoding endonuclease/exonuclease/phosphatase family protein produces the protein MGALGWLLAVAAVLAIASRWARSSWSPLIGLTAGMPVTCLLMVVGLLLFLAVRQWWGVLAATVVIALQVLALAPLYLPDSHPQGTVVTVMQTNLRFGAGDAGAVVAAIREHDVGVVTVDELTAEARTKLVAAGIDSVLPYSYTITEPKAAGTGIWSRYPLTPVHQDDQSFAMRQIWAEAEIPDAGPVMLVAVHTRPPDKDMSSPGWLAELDTTGRQLQALRPDVKVIVGGDFNATYDHFVFRQILTGGFADAVDQAGSGWLPTWREGRWYTRLIGIDHVLTRGATATSVSTQEIYGTDHRALIATVVVPSSS, from the coding sequence GTGGGGGCGCTGGGTTGGCTGCTGGCCGTCGCCGCGGTCTTGGCTATCGCATCGCGCTGGGCGCGGTCCAGTTGGTCGCCCCTGATCGGGCTGACTGCTGGCATGCCCGTCACATGTCTGCTGATGGTCGTGGGGCTGCTGCTGTTTCTGGCGGTGCGGCAATGGTGGGGTGTGCTCGCCGCGACCGTGGTGATCGCCTTGCAGGTGCTGGCCCTCGCGCCGCTGTATCTACCTGACAGCCATCCGCAGGGGACCGTGGTCACCGTGATGCAGACCAATCTGCGTTTCGGTGCCGGTGATGCCGGCGCGGTGGTGGCCGCGATTCGTGAACACGATGTGGGCGTGGTGACCGTTGACGAGCTGACCGCAGAAGCCCGAACCAAACTTGTTGCCGCGGGTATCGATTCAGTGCTCCCGTATTCGTACACCATCACCGAGCCGAAGGCTGCGGGCACCGGGATCTGGAGCCGATACCCGTTGACGCCTGTGCATCAGGATGATCAGAGCTTTGCCATGCGGCAGATCTGGGCCGAAGCCGAGATACCCGACGCGGGCCCCGTCATGCTCGTTGCCGTGCATACCCGGCCGCCCGACAAGGACATGAGTTCACCGGGCTGGCTAGCCGAACTGGACACCACCGGACGACAGCTGCAGGCGTTGCGTCCCGATGTGAAAGTCATTGTCGGCGGGGATTTCAACGCCACTTACGACCATTTCGTGTTCCGGCAGATCCTCACGGGCGGCTTCGCCGATGCGGTGGATCAGGCTGGTTCGGGCTGGTTGCCCACCTGGCGCGAAGGGCGTTGGTACACCAGGCTGATCGGGATCGACCACGTGCTGACTCGCGGCGCGACCGCCACTTCGGTGAGCACCCAGGAGATCTATGGCACCGATCACCGGGCGCTCATCGCCACGGTAGTAGTGCCTAGCTCTTCTTGA
- a CDS encoding DoxX family protein, with amino-acid sequence MASSSSVAKLDGATPVVLSLFRIVFGFLFTVHGTATLFRWPDLASMPPVESWSLGWWAGALEFLTGVAILFGAGTRIAAFIASGTMAFAYFSQHQSAGLLPIENGGELAAVFCWAFFLLVFTGGGSLSIDAALKKS; translated from the coding sequence ATGGCCTCCTCCAGCTCAGTCGCCAAGCTCGACGGCGCCACGCCCGTTGTCCTGTCCCTGTTTCGGATTGTGTTCGGTTTCCTGTTCACGGTCCACGGCACCGCGACCCTGTTCCGCTGGCCCGACCTCGCGTCGATGCCCCCGGTGGAGTCGTGGTCACTGGGCTGGTGGGCAGGCGCCCTTGAGTTCCTCACCGGCGTCGCAATTCTGTTCGGCGCGGGGACCCGGATAGCGGCGTTCATCGCCTCGGGCACCATGGCGTTCGCCTACTTCTCCCAGCACCAGTCCGCGGGGCTGCTGCCGATCGAGAACGGCGGCGAGTTGGCCGCCGTGTTCTGCTGGGCGTTTTTCCTGTTGGTTTTCACCGGCGGCGGATCGCTGTCTATCGACGCGGCACTCAAGAAGAGCTAG
- the glnA gene encoding type I glutamate--ammonia ligase yields MAFSSPDEVFKFIADEKVEYVDVRFCDLPGVVQHFSIPASAFDASVFEDGLGFDGSSVRGFQSIHESDMLLLPDISTAKIDPFRAAKTLNVNFFVHDPFTREAYSRDPRNVARKAEQYLTSTGIADTCYFGAEAEFYIFDSVSFDSKINGTFYEIDSEAGWWNTGEPYEEDGSPNRGYKVRPKGGYFPVAPYDHFVDLRDEMTTNLINAGFTLERGHHEVGTGGQAEINYKFNTLLAAADDVLLFKYIIKNTAWANGKTVTFMPKPLFGDNGSGMHAHMSLWKDGKPLFHDEAGYAGLSDVARHYIGGILHHAPSLLAFTNPTVNSYKRLVPGYEAPINLVYSQRNRSACVRIPITGNNPKAKRLEFRCPDSSGNPYLAFAAMLMAGIDGIKNKIEPLAPVDKDLYELPPEEAANIPQAPTNLATVIDNLEKDHEYLTEGGVFTSDLIETWIAFKRENEIEPINIRPHPYEVALYFDV; encoded by the coding sequence ATGGCGTTCAGTAGCCCCGACGAGGTATTCAAGTTCATTGCCGACGAGAAGGTCGAGTACGTGGACGTCAGGTTCTGTGACCTGCCGGGCGTCGTGCAGCACTTCTCTATCCCTGCATCTGCTTTCGATGCCAGCGTCTTCGAAGACGGACTCGGCTTCGACGGATCCTCCGTGCGCGGATTCCAGTCGATCCACGAGTCCGACATGCTGCTGCTGCCCGATATCTCGACGGCCAAGATCGACCCTTTCCGCGCCGCCAAGACGCTGAACGTCAACTTCTTCGTCCACGACCCGTTCACTCGCGAGGCCTACTCGCGTGACCCGCGCAACGTGGCCCGCAAGGCGGAGCAGTACCTGACCAGCACCGGCATCGCCGACACCTGTTACTTCGGCGCCGAGGCAGAGTTCTACATCTTCGACTCGGTCAGCTTCGACTCGAAGATCAACGGCACCTTCTACGAGATCGACTCCGAGGCCGGCTGGTGGAACACCGGCGAGCCCTACGAGGAGGACGGCAGCCCCAACCGCGGCTACAAGGTTCGCCCCAAGGGCGGTTACTTCCCCGTCGCCCCGTACGACCACTTCGTGGACCTGCGCGACGAGATGACCACCAACCTGATCAACGCCGGCTTCACCCTGGAGCGCGGTCACCACGAGGTGGGCACCGGCGGACAGGCCGAGATCAACTACAAGTTCAACACCCTGCTGGCCGCGGCCGACGACGTGCTGCTGTTCAAGTACATCATCAAGAACACCGCCTGGGCCAACGGCAAGACCGTCACCTTCATGCCCAAACCACTGTTCGGTGACAACGGATCGGGCATGCACGCCCACATGTCCCTGTGGAAGGACGGCAAGCCGCTGTTCCACGACGAGGCCGGCTACGCCGGGCTCTCGGATGTGGCCCGCCACTACATCGGCGGCATCCTGCACCACGCCCCGTCGCTGCTGGCGTTCACCAACCCGACGGTGAACTCCTACAAGCGTCTGGTGCCGGGCTACGAGGCCCCGATCAACCTGGTGTACAGCCAGCGCAACCGGTCCGCGTGTGTGCGTATCCCGATCACCGGCAACAACCCGAAGGCCAAGCGCCTCGAGTTCCGCTGCCCGGACAGCTCGGGTAACCCGTACCTGGCGTTCGCGGCCATGCTGATGGCCGGTATCGACGGCATCAAGAACAAGATCGAGCCGCTGGCCCCCGTCGACAAGGACCTGTACGAGCTGCCTCCGGAGGAGGCCGCCAACATCCCGCAGGCACCGACCAACCTGGCCACGGTGATCGACAACCTCGAGAAGGACCACGAATACCTCACCGAGGGTGGCGTTTTCACGTCCGATCTGATCGAGACCTGGATCGCGTTCAAGCGCGAGAACGAGATCGAGCCGATCAACATCCGTCCTCACCCGTACGAGGTCGCGTTGTACTTCGACGTGTAA
- the hchA gene encoding glyoxalase III HchA: MPNAADELSRTPVPDPAEDNAYFPSPYSLSQYVPSKTDFDGVRHENAYTGGRWKILMIATEERYMLMQNDTMFSTGNHPVEMLLPLHHLKAAGFGIDVATVSGSPAKLELWAMPRQDEAVLNTYSELSTKLKKPQKLSHVIADALGPDSDYLAVFIPGGHGVLLGIPDSEEVRTVLDWALEYDKYIITLCHGPGALLAAGLDRDESPFQGYSLCVFPDSLDTGVNIEIGYIPGQMPWLVGENLRKQGVTILNTGITGQTHADRKLLTGDSPLASNNLGLLAADTLVKAVSGG, from the coding sequence GTGCCGAACGCAGCCGATGAACTGAGCCGGACCCCCGTCCCAGACCCTGCCGAAGACAACGCCTACTTTCCGTCGCCGTACTCACTGAGCCAGTACGTGCCGTCCAAGACCGATTTCGACGGCGTTCGTCACGAGAACGCCTACACCGGTGGCCGCTGGAAGATCCTCATGATCGCCACCGAAGAGCGCTACATGCTCATGCAGAACGACACCATGTTCTCCACCGGAAACCACCCCGTCGAGATGCTGCTGCCCCTGCACCATCTGAAGGCCGCGGGGTTCGGCATCGACGTGGCGACGGTATCGGGCAGTCCCGCCAAGCTGGAGCTCTGGGCAATGCCCCGCCAGGACGAGGCGGTGCTGAACACCTATTCCGAGCTTTCCACGAAACTCAAGAAACCCCAGAAGCTCTCACACGTCATTGCCGACGCCCTGGGCCCGGACTCCGATTACCTCGCCGTGTTCATCCCAGGTGGGCATGGCGTGCTGCTGGGCATCCCCGATAGCGAAGAAGTACGGACGGTGCTGGACTGGGCGCTGGAGTACGACAAATACATCATCACCCTCTGCCATGGCCCGGGAGCATTGCTCGCCGCCGGCCTGGATCGCGACGAGTCACCCTTCCAGGGATACAGCCTGTGCGTGTTCCCAGACAGTCTGGACACCGGAGTGAACATCGAAATCGGTTACATCCCAGGTCAAATGCCGTGGCTCGTCGGGGAGAATCTGCGCAAGCAGGGCGTCACGATTCTCAACACCGGAATCACCGGGCAAACACACGCCGATCGCAAACTACTCACCGGCGACAGCCCGCTGGCCTCCAACAATCTCGGACTGTTGGCGGCAGACACCCTGGTGAAGGCCGTCTCCGGCGGGTAA
- a CDS encoding sensor histidine kinase, whose product MKRSLSLRTRVAVAAFLAAGLVVALIGIVAGIALVRNDTRQLDRRLDMLTDAVQATTRHGETTFVLTVRDSKSGGLVIFRGVELPRLPLGTGNVTVGDVNYRVRTIENPEEQTVISLGTRSDTVLVNHRGIPVFVALGVLSMLLAGGFAWLFAGRAVRPLHQLTDQTRQLDTDGLHVAAVRGAREAEELADAMAAMLGRVSAAQSETTKSLLAARDFAASAAHELRTPLTAMRADLDTLRAHDLSDEERTEVIGDLQRAQRRVEATITALGQLASGDLARPEDRELVDIADLLDRVAGDALMHRADTPEITVNVDDGGVVLGWPDGLRLAVDNLVRNAINHGNAKHIVLSANRVDDRLVIEVDDDGAGLPEADRQRVLGRFERGPGAKPGGLGLGLALVAQQAALHGGDVVLSASPLGGLRATLTIAAK is encoded by the coding sequence GTGAAACGCTCGCTCTCGCTGCGTACCCGCGTCGCGGTCGCGGCCTTCCTGGCCGCGGGCCTGGTGGTCGCGCTCATCGGCATCGTGGCCGGTATCGCGCTGGTGCGCAACGACACCCGACAGCTCGACCGGCGTCTGGACATGCTGACGGATGCGGTCCAGGCCACCACCCGTCATGGCGAGACCACCTTCGTGCTGACCGTCCGGGACTCCAAGAGCGGAGGCCTGGTGATCTTCCGCGGCGTCGAGTTGCCGAGGCTGCCGTTGGGGACGGGGAATGTGACTGTCGGCGACGTGAACTACCGGGTGCGGACCATCGAGAATCCGGAAGAGCAGACCGTGATTTCCCTGGGGACGCGGTCGGACACGGTGTTGGTCAACCACCGGGGAATCCCGGTCTTCGTCGCGTTGGGTGTGCTGTCGATGCTGCTGGCCGGAGGATTCGCGTGGCTGTTCGCCGGTCGCGCGGTACGGCCGCTACACCAGCTCACCGACCAGACCCGCCAGCTGGACACCGATGGCCTGCACGTGGCCGCCGTGCGCGGTGCCCGCGAGGCAGAGGAACTCGCCGACGCCATGGCCGCCATGCTCGGCCGGGTCTCGGCGGCGCAGTCCGAGACCACCAAATCGCTTCTGGCGGCGCGTGATTTCGCCGCCAGTGCTGCCCACGAGCTGCGCACCCCGCTCACCGCGATGCGTGCCGACCTGGATACCCTGCGTGCGCACGACCTGTCGGATGAGGAACGCACCGAGGTCATCGGTGACCTGCAGCGCGCGCAACGGCGCGTCGAGGCCACCATTACCGCGCTAGGGCAGCTGGCCTCCGGCGACCTGGCCCGCCCCGAGGACCGCGAACTGGTGGACATCGCCGATCTGCTGGACCGGGTGGCGGGGGATGCGTTGATGCACCGGGCCGACACCCCGGAAATCACCGTCAACGTCGACGACGGCGGTGTGGTGCTGGGTTGGCCCGACGGGCTCCGGCTGGCCGTGGACAACTTGGTGCGCAACGCCATCAACCATGGCAACGCCAAACATATTGTGCTGTCAGCGAATCGGGTCGATGATCGGTTGGTCATCGAGGTTGACGACGATGGCGCCGGACTGCCCGAGGCCGACCGGCAGCGGGTGCTGGGCCGGTTCGAACGCGGCCCCGGTGCCAAGCCGGGCGGGCTGGGGTTGGGACTGGCCCTCGTCGCGCAGCAGGCCGCGCTGCATGGGGGAGACGTGGTGCTGTCGGCCAGCCCGTTGGGCGGTCTGCGCGCGACGCTGACGATCGCGGCAAAATAG
- a CDS encoding response regulator transcription factor: MTQETTARHKVLMVDDDPDVRNSVARGLRHSGFDVRVAVDGRDALTQLAADEPDALVLDVQMPELDGVAVVTALRALGNDIPICVLSARDTVNDRIAGLEAGADDYLTKPFDLGELVARLRALLRRRGAGAGGLATSAITVGQVTVDVARRLVFSNGERVELSKREFDLLVVLAENTGVVLSRTRLLELVWGYDFDVETNVADVFVSYLRRKLENGGAARVIHTVRGVGYVMREEA; encoded by the coding sequence ATGACACAGGAAACTACCGCCCGTCACAAGGTGTTGATGGTCGATGACGACCCGGACGTTCGGAACTCGGTAGCCCGCGGGCTACGTCACTCGGGTTTCGACGTCCGGGTCGCTGTCGATGGCCGCGACGCGCTTACCCAGCTTGCGGCCGATGAGCCCGACGCCCTGGTGCTCGATGTGCAGATGCCCGAGCTGGACGGGGTGGCAGTGGTTACCGCACTGCGGGCCTTGGGTAATGACATTCCGATCTGCGTGCTCAGCGCACGCGACACCGTCAACGATCGGATCGCCGGCCTGGAGGCCGGCGCCGACGACTATCTGACGAAACCGTTCGACCTCGGCGAGCTGGTGGCGCGTCTGCGCGCGCTGTTGCGCCGCCGCGGCGCCGGTGCCGGTGGCCTGGCTACCTCTGCCATCACCGTCGGGCAGGTGACGGTCGACGTGGCCCGCCGGCTGGTTTTCAGTAACGGAGAGCGCGTCGAGCTGAGCAAGCGAGAGTTCGATTTGCTGGTGGTGCTGGCCGAGAACACCGGAGTGGTGCTGAGCCGCACCCGACTGTTGGAACTGGTGTGGGGCTATGACTTTGACGTCGAGACCAATGTGGCCGACGTCTTCGTCAGCTACCTGCGCCGCAAGCTGGAAAACGGGGGAGCCGCACGGGTCATCCATACCGTCAGAGGTGTGGGATACGTGATGAGGGAAGAGGCGTGA
- a CDS encoding RDD family protein: MARDLGSWLSGLGSVQGAGNSRYPGEQLGLPEAGPGSAAPMSRRLLALLLDWLIAGGLALLFVKGNLLSPTLSSAQLLTWIAIGTVAVRLWRFTPGQYLAGLQVAPADGTNTIGIGRTFVRNLLIALIVPPLVTDIDGRGLHDRATRTVVIRVR, translated from the coding sequence ATGGCGCGAGACCTGGGTTCATGGTTGTCGGGGCTTGGTTCGGTGCAAGGGGCGGGCAACTCTCGGTACCCGGGAGAGCAGCTCGGCCTGCCCGAGGCCGGGCCTGGATCGGCGGCACCGATGTCGCGGCGGCTACTGGCGCTGCTGCTCGACTGGCTGATCGCCGGCGGACTGGCACTGCTGTTCGTCAAGGGAAACCTGTTGTCGCCCACGCTTTCCTCGGCCCAGCTGCTTACCTGGATCGCCATCGGCACGGTCGCGGTGCGGCTGTGGAGGTTCACTCCGGGCCAGTACCTGGCGGGTCTGCAGGTGGCGCCGGCCGACGGAACCAACACGATCGGTATCGGCCGCACGTTCGTCAGGAACCTGCTGATCGCCCTCATCGTGCCGCCGCTCGTCACCGATATCGACGGCCGTGGTCTGCATGACCGGGCGACCCGCACCGTCGTGATTCGTGTGCGATGA
- a CDS encoding MFS transporter, which translates to MILLAVCMAVFMLLLDMTIVSSALADLQLSLGADLADLQWVIDAYALPMAGLLLTAATLGDRLGRRKLYLLGMAIFTAASLCCALSGNAATLIGVRAVQGVGGAILLAVSLPIIAAAYPQERRGGPIAIYGAVMGAGSAAGPLLGGLLVTHFGWQAIFLVNLPVGVAALVIAARHLPETRADEVRPVDWAGTMLLTFGLLTGVFAVISLHDGGIGARASGALAVAAVIALVLFFWWENRAPAPMLSLRLVASPGFAGVWVAAAAASGTLIAATNYLALYFMDTLGYNAFETGLRAGPLTLATIVGAPLGILVGKRLPTMVTIPAGVALVALGLWAASGAHADTAWTHFIVGSALAGLGLGALSAVTSDAALQFVPLSDAGMATGSVSTGRQIGILLGVAGMGVAFGHAAARQPEARAAGAAAINSVLLLGAVAAACAAFISLILLGVATMSRSHDPATGESLAI; encoded by the coding sequence ATGATCCTGCTTGCCGTCTGTATGGCGGTGTTCATGCTGCTGCTCGACATGACGATCGTGTCGAGTGCACTCGCCGACCTGCAGCTGTCTTTGGGGGCCGACCTCGCCGATCTGCAATGGGTCATCGACGCCTATGCGCTGCCGATGGCAGGGCTGCTGCTCACAGCCGCCACTCTCGGCGATCGCCTGGGTCGCCGAAAGCTCTACCTGCTGGGCATGGCGATCTTCACGGCAGCCTCTCTGTGCTGTGCGCTGTCGGGCAATGCGGCCACGCTGATCGGGGTGCGGGCGGTGCAGGGCGTCGGTGGCGCGATCCTGCTGGCGGTATCGCTGCCGATCATCGCGGCCGCGTACCCGCAGGAGCGCCGCGGTGGCCCCATCGCGATCTATGGCGCGGTGATGGGCGCGGGTAGCGCCGCCGGCCCGCTGCTGGGCGGATTACTCGTCACACATTTCGGGTGGCAGGCGATCTTCCTGGTCAACCTCCCGGTGGGTGTGGCCGCGCTGGTGATCGCGGCCCGGCACCTGCCGGAGACCCGTGCCGACGAGGTACGGCCGGTGGACTGGGCGGGCACGATGCTGCTCACCTTCGGTCTGCTGACCGGTGTTTTCGCGGTCATCTCGCTGCATGACGGGGGGATCGGAGCTCGCGCGTCCGGCGCCCTGGCGGTCGCCGCGGTCATCGCCCTGGTGTTGTTCTTCTGGTGGGAGAACCGTGCCCCGGCGCCGATGCTGAGCCTGCGGCTGGTCGCCTCGCCGGGCTTTGCCGGAGTGTGGGTTGCCGCGGCCGCGGCCTCCGGCACGCTCATCGCGGCCACCAATTACCTGGCGTTGTACTTCATGGACACGTTGGGTTACAACGCTTTTGAGACCGGGCTGCGGGCCGGGCCGCTGACACTGGCCACCATTGTGGGTGCGCCGCTCGGAATTCTGGTGGGCAAGCGGCTCCCCACCATGGTCACCATTCCCGCAGGAGTAGCGCTGGTGGCGCTCGGACTGTGGGCCGCGTCGGGGGCACATGCCGATACGGCCTGGACTCATTTCATCGTTGGTTCGGCGCTGGCCGGTTTGGGATTGGGCGCCCTGTCCGCGGTGACATCCGATGCGGCTCTGCAGTTCGTGCCGCTGAGCGATGCCGGGATGGCGACCGGATCGGTGAGCACGGGCCGCCAGATCGGCATTCTTTTGGGCGTCGCGGGCATGGGTGTGGCATTCGGGCATGCCGCCGCGCGCCAGCCCGAGGCCCGGGCCGCAGGCGCCGCAGCCATCAACAGTGTGCTGTTGCTGGGGGCGGTCGCGGCGGCGTGTGCCGCGTTCATTTCGCTGATTCTGCTCGGGGTGGCTACGATGAGTCGCTCGCACGATCCGGCCACCGGAGAGTCGCTAGCTATCTAG